A single Gasterosteus aculeatus chromosome 2, fGasAcu3.hap1.1, whole genome shotgun sequence DNA region contains:
- the her3 gene encoding hairy-related 3 yields the protein MVATTSCEEKSKHIAGNKVSKPLMEKKRRARINKCLDQLKALLESYYSTSIRKRKLEKADILELTVKHLRNLQKIQSCVVSEFSDYQSGFRSCMANVNRYLLMADNLNGSDRWMLAQLCGKLCRSRGREEASSTMDSVPDQAEARDEVQRLLPSAAGSEGRKTTKSKSVKPRSASTSSSLPNEDAPGTKQAFPAVAPKQISPEKISSDKMFQPVGHGNDVADSHHNVWRPW from the exons ATGGTGGCGACGACAAGCTGTGAAGAGAAGTCCAAACACATCGCTGGAAACAAG gtGTCCAAACCCCTCATGGAAAAGAAACGAAGAGCTCGCATAAACAAATGTTTGGACCAGTTAAAAGCTCTCCTGGAGAGCTACTACAGCACTAGT ATTCGAAAGCGCAAACTGGAAAAGGCCGACATCCTGGAGCTGACTGTGAAACATCTAAGGAATCTCCAAAAGATCCAAAGCT GTGTTGTTTCAGAGTTTTCTGACTATCAAAGTGGATTCCGCAGCTGCATGGCAAATGTGAACCGGTATCTCCTGATGGCCGACAACTTGAACGGCAGCGACCGCTGGATGTTGGCGCAGCTCTGCGGCAAACTGTGCCGCTCTCGGGGTCGAGAGGAAGCCtccagcaccatggacagcgtCCCGGACCAGGCGGAGGCACGGGATGAGGTGCAGAGGCTTCTCCCGTCGGCAGCTGGATCCGAGGGCAGAAAAACGACTAAATCCAAATCCGTGAAACCCCGGAGTGCAAGCACGTCCTCCTCTTTACCGAATGAAGACGCACCCGGAACCAAACAGGCCTTCCCCGCCGTGGCGCCAAAACAAATTTCTCCTGAAAAAATATCCAGCGACAAGATGTTTCAGCCGGTCGGTCACGGGAATGACGTCGCAGACTCTCACCACAATGTCTGGCGGCCTTGGTAA
- the gpr153 gene encoding putative G-protein coupled receptor 153 isoform X2, whose amino-acid sequence MVDEVTTMKDDVINANTLAWLVCSGVSILANTWSILSVSAKQKKWKPLEFLICTLAGTHILNMAIPITMYCVITLRRQHSNYEWNEGLCKVFVSTFYTLTLVTCFSVTSLSYHRMWMVRWPVNYRLSNTKKQAVHTVMGIWMVSFILSTLPAVGWHDTIDRFYTSDCRFIVTEIGLGFGVCFLLLIGGSVAMGVICIGIALFQTFTIQAGHKADKNKFNVPTIVVEDAQGKRRSSIDGSEPLKTSLQITYLISGIVFIYDFLTGFPILVVSFASLKFDRSYNWMVLCVVWCSIAQSILLPMFLWACDRYRADIRMVWEKCVAIMSNDDVDEEGLPCITHPSFVRAEWNVPPTRRYSHDDTDMWTSDQIPSYLHRWGSSEDMIVTAHYSSTLPRRERRRNSLVSYHEENHHHHHPHRKRRRSEESAHSLKHLPRVAGGGEHREDAPRCFSRDEVINFIDETPLPSPRRSPRRASAVSLAPNVYEQHAVPLPHFPLTDFEREPHALRRLSEHKRSSSSSSREDAPDASPKPDRPRARDGKPPGEADARTHGRAACRPGTDAGADWGYQRHPSKGQRGHGFLSTPSGSSKGYITFHSDSVGSAT is encoded by the exons ATGGTGGATGAGGTAACCACCATGAAGGATGACGTCATCAATGCCAACACGCTGGCGTGGCTGGTCTGCTCGGGTGTGTCCATCCTGGCCAACACCTGGAGCATCCTTAGCGTCAGTGCCaagcagaagaagtggaagccGCTTGAATTCCTCATCTGCACGCTTGCGGGCACGCACATCCTCAACATGGCCATCCCCATCACCATGTACTGCGTCATAACACTGCGCCGCCAGCACTCCAATTACGAGTGGAACGAGGGTCTGTGCAAGGTGTTTGTCTCCACCTTCTACACCCTCACGCTGGTCACCTGCTTCTCCGTCACGTCCCTCTCTTATCACCGCATGTGGATGGTACGCTGGCCTGTGAACTACAG GTTGAGTAACACCAAGAAGCAGGCGGTGCACACGGTGATGGGCATCTGGATGGTCTCTTTCATCCTGTCAACACTTCCAGCTGTGGGGTGGCACGACACCATTGACCGCTTCTACACCTCCGACTGCCGGTTCATCGTGACGGAGATCGGTCTGGGCTTCGGCGTGTGCTTTCTGCTACTGATAGGGGGCAGTGTTGCGATGGGTGTGATCTGCATTGGCATTGCTCTCTTCCAGACCTTCACCATCCAGGCGGGCCACAAGGCGGACAAGAACAAGTTCAACGTCCCCACCATAGTGGTGGAGGACGCCCAGGGGAAGCGCAGATCTTCCATTGATGGATCGGAGCCTCTCAAGACGTCACTGCAAATCACCTACCTGATCAGTGGCATTGTCTTTATCTACGACTTCCTCACTGGCTTCCCCATACTG GTTGTGAGCTTTGCCAGTCTGAAGTTTGACCGTTCCTACAACTGGATGGTgttgtgtgtggtgtggtgcTCCATTGCTCAGTCCATCCTGTTGCCCATGTTCCTCTGGGCCTGTGACCGCTATCGGGCTGACATCCGCATGGTGTGGGAGAAGTGCGTCGCCATCATGTCCAACGACGACGTGGATGAGG AGGGCTTGCCATGTATAACTCACCCCAGTT TTGTCAGAGCAGAATGGAAT GTGCCCCCTACAAGAAGATACTCCCACGACGATACCGACATGTGGACCAGCGACCAGATCCCCTCATACCTTCACCGATGGGGCTCCAGCGAGGACATGATAGTGACGGCCCACTACAGCTCCACCTTGCCGCGCCGCGAGAGGCGCAGGAACAGTCTGGTCTCCTACCACGAggagaaccaccaccaccaccacccgcaccGCAAGCGGCGGCGCTCTGAGGAAAGTGCGCACTCCCTCAAGCACCTGCCGCGCGTGGCCGGCGGCGGGGAGCACCGCGAGGACGCCCCGCGGTGTTTTAGCCGCGACGAGGTGATCAACTTCATCGACGAGACGCCGCTGCCGAGCCCGAGGAGGAGCCCGCGGCGCGCCTCCGCCGTCTCGCTCGCCCCAAACGTGTACGAGCAGCACGcggtccccctcccccacttcccCCTCACGGACTTTGAGCGAGAGCCCCACGCGCTCAGGCGGCTCTCGGAACAcaaaaggagcagcagcagcagcagtcgggAGGACGCGCCCGACGCTTCGCCCAAGCCGGACCGGCCGCGCGCGCGCGACGGGAAGCCGCCAGGCGAGGCGGACGCGCGGACTCACGGGCGCGCCGCCTGCAGGCCCGGGACGGACGCCGGGGCTGACTGGGGTTATCAGAGGCACCCGAGCAAGGGCCAGCGGGGTCACGGTTTCCTAAGCACACCCTCGGGGTCTTCCAAGGGATACATCACCTTCCACTCCGATTCTGTCGGCTCCGCCACCTGA
- the gpr153 gene encoding putative G-protein coupled receptor 153 isoform X1 has protein sequence MVDEVTTMKDDVINANTLAWLVCSGVSILANTWSILSVSAKQKKWKPLEFLICTLAGTHILNMAIPITMYCVITLRRQHSNYEWNEGLCKVFVSTFYTLTLVTCFSVTSLSYHRMWMVRWPVNYRLSNTKKQAVHTVMGIWMVSFILSTLPAVGWHDTIDRFYTSDCRFIVTEIGLGFGVCFLLLIGGSVAMGVICIGIALFQTFTIQAGHKADKNKFNVPTIVVEDAQGKRRSSIDGSEPLKTSLQITYLISGIVFIYDFLTGFPILVVSFASLKFDRSYNWMVLCVVWCSIAQSILLPMFLWACDRYRADIRMVWEKCVAIMSNDDVDEENSQDGGIHADLIFDRPYDYSSAPEIVTVDRNAKYEFSTLERGVPQGYPLREQQEDKMQYLQVPPTRRYSHDDTDMWTSDQIPSYLHRWGSSEDMIVTAHYSSTLPRRERRRNSLVSYHEENHHHHHPHRKRRRSEESAHSLKHLPRVAGGGEHREDAPRCFSRDEVINFIDETPLPSPRRSPRRASAVSLAPNVYEQHAVPLPHFPLTDFEREPHALRRLSEHKRSSSSSSREDAPDASPKPDRPRARDGKPPGEADARTHGRAACRPGTDAGADWGYQRHPSKGQRGHGFLSTPSGSSKGYITFHSDSVGSAT, from the exons ATGGTGGATGAGGTAACCACCATGAAGGATGACGTCATCAATGCCAACACGCTGGCGTGGCTGGTCTGCTCGGGTGTGTCCATCCTGGCCAACACCTGGAGCATCCTTAGCGTCAGTGCCaagcagaagaagtggaagccGCTTGAATTCCTCATCTGCACGCTTGCGGGCACGCACATCCTCAACATGGCCATCCCCATCACCATGTACTGCGTCATAACACTGCGCCGCCAGCACTCCAATTACGAGTGGAACGAGGGTCTGTGCAAGGTGTTTGTCTCCACCTTCTACACCCTCACGCTGGTCACCTGCTTCTCCGTCACGTCCCTCTCTTATCACCGCATGTGGATGGTACGCTGGCCTGTGAACTACAG GTTGAGTAACACCAAGAAGCAGGCGGTGCACACGGTGATGGGCATCTGGATGGTCTCTTTCATCCTGTCAACACTTCCAGCTGTGGGGTGGCACGACACCATTGACCGCTTCTACACCTCCGACTGCCGGTTCATCGTGACGGAGATCGGTCTGGGCTTCGGCGTGTGCTTTCTGCTACTGATAGGGGGCAGTGTTGCGATGGGTGTGATCTGCATTGGCATTGCTCTCTTCCAGACCTTCACCATCCAGGCGGGCCACAAGGCGGACAAGAACAAGTTCAACGTCCCCACCATAGTGGTGGAGGACGCCCAGGGGAAGCGCAGATCTTCCATTGATGGATCGGAGCCTCTCAAGACGTCACTGCAAATCACCTACCTGATCAGTGGCATTGTCTTTATCTACGACTTCCTCACTGGCTTCCCCATACTG GTTGTGAGCTTTGCCAGTCTGAAGTTTGACCGTTCCTACAACTGGATGGTgttgtgtgtggtgtggtgcTCCATTGCTCAGTCCATCCTGTTGCCCATGTTCCTCTGGGCCTGTGACCGCTATCGGGCTGACATCCGCATGGTGTGGGAGAAGTGCGTCGCCATCATGTCCAACGACGACGTGGATGAGG AAAACAGCCAAGATGGAGGAATTCATGCCGACTTAATATTTGACAGACCATATGACTATAGCTCGGCGCCTGAAATCGTGACGGTAGACCGTAATGCCAAGTATGAGTTCTCAACCTTAGAAAGGGGGGTTCCGCAAGGGTATCCATTGAGAGAACAACAGGAAGATAAAATGCAGTATTTGCag GTGCCCCCTACAAGAAGATACTCCCACGACGATACCGACATGTGGACCAGCGACCAGATCCCCTCATACCTTCACCGATGGGGCTCCAGCGAGGACATGATAGTGACGGCCCACTACAGCTCCACCTTGCCGCGCCGCGAGAGGCGCAGGAACAGTCTGGTCTCCTACCACGAggagaaccaccaccaccaccacccgcaccGCAAGCGGCGGCGCTCTGAGGAAAGTGCGCACTCCCTCAAGCACCTGCCGCGCGTGGCCGGCGGCGGGGAGCACCGCGAGGACGCCCCGCGGTGTTTTAGCCGCGACGAGGTGATCAACTTCATCGACGAGACGCCGCTGCCGAGCCCGAGGAGGAGCCCGCGGCGCGCCTCCGCCGTCTCGCTCGCCCCAAACGTGTACGAGCAGCACGcggtccccctcccccacttcccCCTCACGGACTTTGAGCGAGAGCCCCACGCGCTCAGGCGGCTCTCGGAACAcaaaaggagcagcagcagcagcagtcgggAGGACGCGCCCGACGCTTCGCCCAAGCCGGACCGGCCGCGCGCGCGCGACGGGAAGCCGCCAGGCGAGGCGGACGCGCGGACTCACGGGCGCGCCGCCTGCAGGCCCGGGACGGACGCCGGGGCTGACTGGGGTTATCAGAGGCACCCGAGCAAGGGCCAGCGGGGTCACGGTTTCCTAAGCACACCCTCGGGGTCTTCCAAGGGATACATCACCTTCCACTCCGATTCTGTCGGCTCCGCCACCTGA